CCTCGGTCCAGGCGCACATCGCGCCGGTCACCCGGTGCAGCGAGTGCGGCGAAGGACAGTCGCCGCGGGGCCAGTACCAGTTGTAGAGCAGGTGCTGAAGGTTGTGGCCGGCCTCGTGAACCACCGGGTGACGCGCGTCGGGCATCTCGTCGGTGAGGAAGACGGCGCGGACCGCGGCGTCGGTCGAGTAGTACCCACCGTTCGTGTTACCCGGAGCCCACCTGGCCTTCAGCCGGGAGCAGTCGATGGTCTCCTCGCGCGTCCAGCACTGGTTGCCCGAGCCACGCATCGTGTAGACGTCGTTGATCACGTCGAAGGCGTCGAACGCGGGCATGTGCAGGGCGTCCGGTGACGTCGTTCCGAAGTCCTGCGTACTGCCGCCCGGTACGCCGGTCACCGGCGCGACCTCGACGACGTACGGGTCCTGTCCCGTCATCTCGGTGACCTCCCACCACGAGGTACGGGTGGAGAACCGCACCCACAGCGCGGCCATCGGCTCACCGGAGTGGGCGAAGCAGAGCGAGTAGCCACCATCGGTCGCGCTCGTCAGGCCGGTGGCGACCGTCGTCGGCGCGGCGTCGGGCGTGGCCCGGCCGACCACCGAGACTGCTACCCGCCGCCCCGGATGCCAGGCTCCGTCGTAGGTGGCGTAGGTCAGTTCGCCGGTCGCGCAGATCTTGCCCGGCACGGCGGCGGATCGCGCTGCTCGACGCTGCGGCACCAGCGATCCGTCGGTACGACGGGCCGTCGATCGGCTGCCGTCCACCCGTCCCTTCGACGTCGCGGCACTCGCGCCGACGGTGATCTCCCGCGTGGCATGGGCGCTTCGCTCGACCGCCGGCGCGGACAGGTCGGACACGTCCGCCTGGATCTGCGCCGTCCCCGCGACGTCCGCGGTCACGGTGAAGGTCAGCGTGCGTTCCCCCTTGCCCAGAGCAACGGTTCTGGTGGCGACCGTGTCGAGTCCACGCTGCCGCGGCGCCGAGAAACCTTCGGAGGTGATCCGCAGCCCCTTCGGCAGCCGAACGGTGAACCCGGCCTGCTCGATCTCGACCTGGGCATTCAGTGCGACCGACACCGTCGCGGACTCACCGACAGCGGGGACACGGTCGATCGACATCTTGGCGCTGACACAGCGTGCCGGAGACTCGTCGAGCTCGTTGGCCGGTGGCACCACCGTGCAGTCCGGTGTCCGCACCGGTTGCTGGACGGCGTACCCGGCCTGGGGCAGAAGGCAGAGCGCGAGAGTCGTCGCGGATACCGCGGACAGGGAGCGAAGACGGCGCCTGGTTCCGGACGCCAAGGATTTGGGCATGGGCCTACGGTCGTTCCCGGGCCTTGCCGACGGCAACGCCCTGGACATACGAGATCCTCAACACCCCCATAACCCCAAGCCTGTGCTGATCGACCCTATTCGGAAGAGCCATCTACCCAGGGCCGTCCGGGCGTCGGCACGATCTGATCGGCCCATCTCTCTCCAGGAAGTGACCGAGCCATGCGCCCACGCGTACTTCCGGCACTGACAGCGCTCGCCATCGCCGCGGCGGCCGTCGCGGCCTCTCCCCCACCCCCTGCCACCGCAACCAGCGGTACCGCCACCGCCACCCTCGTCACCGAGAACTTCGACGAACTCGTTCCACAACTGCGGCCGAGAGCCGACGAGACCGGTGTCCCCGCCGACGTCCTCGGCTTCTCCCCCGCCGCCCCGGCCGGCTGGAGCGTCACGACCTCACCCGTCGTCACCGCTTCCGGCGTCACCGAGTGGCGCGGCTGGTCGTTCACCACGCCCCAGTTCTGGTCCACCGCGGCCCCCGGCCAGGGCCGGGAGAACTTCACCAAGGCCGAAGGAGTCCTGGCCGTCGCCGATGACGACGAATGGGACGACAAGAACAACCCGACCGACACGCTGATCTTCGACAGCGCGCTGACGTCCCCGGCGATCGACGTCGTGGGTCGGAATCAGGTCCACGTCAACTATGACTCCAGCTACCGCCAGACCGGCCCGCAGCAGGCGAGTCTCGAGGTCTCCTTCGACGGCGGCCCTCGGACGAAGCTCTTCACGTACAGCACCAGCAGTCTCGGGGACCAGACCTACCTCGAGAACCGGACCGTGACCCAACCGGTGAAGGTGCCGGCCGGCGCGCGGAAGATGACCGCCACCTGGAACGTCGAGAAGGCCCAGAACGACTGGTACTGGGCGATCGACGACGTCGACATCACCGACCAGCCGCGCGAAGGAGCCGAAGCACCGATGCCGCACAAACCCGGGCCGGGTGACCTGCCGAACGGGACCAGCCAGCGCAAGGTGCTCTTCGTCGACGTGGACGGGGTCCGCTACGACAAGTTGCTACAGGCAAACACACCCCATCTCGACGCGCTGGCGAAAGTCGGCCAGTTCGGTCCGTCGTACCTGCACGACAACGCGATCACCGGCACGAACTCCGGTCCCGGGCACTCCAACATGCTCACCGGGGTCTGGCCGGACAAGCACAAGGTGATGGACAACTCGTTCGCCGGCAACAACCTGGTCGACTATCCCGACGTCACCACCCGCCTCGAACGCGCCAACCCCGCGCTGTCCACCTTCACGACGCTCGACTGGACTCCGCTGAACCAGTTCCTGATCGCCTCCCCCGACGTGAAGATGCAGCAGACCGGTCCGGACGCCCAGACGACCGATCGCCAGAGCACCAGCGCGTCGATCGAGGCGCTGACCGAGCACAACCCGGACTTCGTCTACACCTACTTGCACCAGGGCGACGCGACCGGGCACGGCATCGGCTCCGATACCCCGCAGTACGTGCAGGCCATCGAGAACCTGGACGCCTACATCGGCCAACTGGTCCAGGCGATGCGGTCCCGGCCGACGTACAAGTCCGAGAACTGGCTGGTGATCGTGTCCACCGACCACGGCTTCAGCGGTCAGGGTCACGGCGGCGACCAGCACACCACCAGGACCGGCTGGATCCTCGCGAGCGGTGGCGACATCACCCGCCGGACACCGGTCCGCGAGTGGCGGCAGGTCGACGTCACCCCGACGATCCTCGAGCACCTGCGGGTCCCGGTCGATCCGGCCTGGAACCTCGACGGCATCCCGATCGGTACGCCGAGCAACGATCCCTTCGACACGGTCAAGGCCGATCGTCCGGTTGTTGACGAACCCGCCAAGCCGCCCGCGTCCGGCGGCTGGACCCCGCGACTGCCCACCGGCTGGGCGCGGACCGGCACGGTCGAGGGCGGCGTCACCGAGTTCCGCGGCTGGAACCTGATGACCAACGAGTTCTGGGCCACCAGCGGCGAGGGTGAAGGCCGCGGCTCGTTCGTTCGCAGTCGCGACGTCGTCGCGGTGGCCGACGCGAAGGAGTGGAGCAGCGCCAACCACCCGGCCGGGACCTTCGACTCGACCCTGTGGTCACCGTGGCGAAGCGCCAAGGGCCGGACGGTCACGGTCGAGTACGCCAGCCACTACAAGCAGCCGGACGGCGAGCAGAAGGCCGAGGTGATCGCCGAGTTCGACAACGGCACCACCGCCGTCCTGTGGTCGGCCGACACCGTCCGGTTCGACATCAGCAAGCCGATGCGCCTGCAGCTGAAGACCCCGAAGGGCGCCGGCAAGGTCCGCATCGGCTGGCACCTGTCCGGCGCCAACGGCTACTGGGCCATCGACTCCCCTGCCCTCACCGTGTCCTGACCACGCCCCCCGTGCGCCGGTCGCCGGCGTGCGGGGGCCGCCCGTTGGTGCGAGGATGGCCGCGCACCCGACGAAGGCGGCCCCGATGCTCAGTCTCACCCAGCTCGGAATCCTCGTGCGTGTGGTCGACGAAGGCAGCTTCTCGGCCGCCGCGAAGGTGCTCTACATGAGCCAGCCCGCCGTCTCGAACCACATCCGCGCGCTCGAGCGCAGCCTCGGCGTCGGCCTGGTGCAGCGCGGACCACACGGAGCGCAGCCGACCCCGGCCGGCACGGTCGTGGTCGGCCACGCTCGCGAGGTCTTCGGCCTGCTCGAGCGTCTGGAGCACGCCGCCGCCGGCTACCGCGGGCTGGAGGCCGGGCAGCTCGTCGTCGCCGGTACGACGACGCTCGGCACGTACCTCGTCCCGCGCCTGATCGGCGAGTTCGCCGCTCGAGCGCCGAAGGTCTCCTGCCAGATCCGGGTCGGCAACGAGGACACCGTGGAATCCTGGCTGATGCTCGGCGAGGTCGGTCTCGGCCTGTGCGCGGGCACGCCGACGGCCGACGCGCTCGTCAGCGAGCCGCTGCTGACCGAGAGTCTCGTCCTCGTCGCAGGCCCCGGATTCCCGCTCGCCGGGCGGCCGGTGTCGACGGCCGACCTCGCCGAGCAGCGCTTCCTGCTGCGGGAGCAGGGCTCGGCCACGCGCCGGCTCCAGGAGCAGAGCCTCAGGGACTGGAACCTCGACAAGGTCGAGACCTGGGACCTGTGGGGCCCCGACACGGTCAAGGAGGCGGTGCAGCAAGGGCTCGGCCTCGCTGTCCTGTCCGAGCACGCCGTACGCCGTGAGGTCGACGCCGGCTTCCTCGTCTGCCTCGACGTCCAGCCGCCGCCTCCCAGCCGCGAGGTCTCCCTCGTACGCCGGGCCGACCGGCTCCTGACACCTCCCGAGGAAGCCTTCGCCGCCCTGGTCCGGGCGACCGCGGAATGGCCGCACTGACGGGGTTATGGCCCCGATAAGCCGAAGCCGGCTACCCGGTCGAGGCCCGTGGGGACACGCTGGGGCCGTCCAACTGGAACGACCCTCGGGAGACTCCGTGACCGCGACGACGTTCAGCGTCAACGGCCGTACGTACACCACCCCTGACTGCCCGGTCGTGGTGATCTGCATCGACGGCAGCGAACCGGACTACCACGAGCAGGCGATGGCGGCCGGTCGGATGCCGTGGCTGAGCAAGATGCTGGCCGACGGCGGCACCTCGTGGCCGGCGTACTGCGCGATGCCCGCGCTGACGAACCCGAACAACGTCTCGATCGCCACCGGCCGGCCGCCGGCCGTGCACGGGATCAGCGGCAACTACATCTTCGACGCCGAGTCCGGCGAGGAGGTGCTGATGAACGACAAGCGCTTCCTGCGCGCGCCGACCCTGTTCGCCGCCGCGAACGAGGCCGGGCTGGACGTGGTCGTGGTCACCGCCAAGGACAAGCTGCGGCGGCTGCTCGGTGCCGGTCTGGTCGAGGCCGGACCGGACCTGAACGGCAGTGGCGCGTTCGTCGAACCGCGGCGGCACGGGATCTGCTTCTCGGCCGAGAAGGCGGACGAGGCAACGATCGCGGACAACGGGATCGACGACGTGCTCGCGCTCGTCGGCCGGCCGCTGCCCGAGGTCTACAGCGCGGACCTCAGTGAGTTCGCCCTGGCCGCGGGCGTCGAGATCCTGCGCGGCCGCGGCGCCGACCTGATGTACCTGTCGCTGACCGACTACATCCAGCACAAGCATGCCCCGGGCACCGAGACCGCGAACGACTTCTACGCGATGATCGACCGGTACGCCGGGCAGCTGGACCAACTCGGCGCGATCGTCGTCCTGACCGCCGACCACGGCATGAGCGCGAAGTCCGGCCCCGACGGCCGCCCGAACGTCGTGTACGTCGAGGAGGAGGTCCAGGCCCTGCTCGGCGCGAGCTCCGCGCGGCCACTGGACGGCGTGCGGGTGATCCTCCCGATCACCGATCCGTACACCGTGCACCACGGTGCACTCGGTTCGTTCGCCAGCGTCTACCTGCCGCCGTCGGCCGACCGGGACGCCGTCGCCTCGGCGCTCCGGGCGATCGACGGGATCGAGGCCGTGCACGACCGGGCCGACGCGGCCTCCCGCTACGCCTTGCCGGGTGACCGGATCGGCGATCTCGTCGTACTGGCCGAAGCCGGTACGGCGCTGGGCCGGTACGCCGCCTGGCACGACCTCACCCAGCTCGACGCGCCGCTGCGTTCCCACGGTGCGCTCGGTGAACAGAACATCCCGTTCCTGGTCAACCGGGTGCTGTCTCGTCCCGACGACCTCGACGCCGCGGGACTCCTCCACAACTACGACGCCTTCTGGGTGGCCGGCACCCACGTCCCGCAGACCGCTGAGGTGTGACGCCATGTCCATCACCGGAAAGTCCCCCGACGAAGTGGGCGTCTCGCTGGAACCCGTGTCAGAGCTACGGTTCCGGCGGCTGCAGTGGCGGATGCTGCTGTCCGCGATGTTCTGCTACCTGTTCTTCTACACCGGCCGGCAGACCTTCGGCTTCGCGATCCCCGGTATCGAGGCCGACCTCGGCCTGAGCAAGACCACGCTCGGCGCGATCAGCGGCGGCCTGCTCTGGTGCTACGCGGCCGGCCAGATGATCAACGGCAACCTGGCCGACAAGCTCGGCGGCCGCCGGATCATGGCGCTGGGCGCGATCCTGTCCACGATCCTCAACTGGTGCACGAGTTTCGCGATCGGGTCGAAGAGCCTCGCGCTCGCCTGGGGCGCGAACGGGTTCGCCCAGGCGATGGGCTGGCCGTCCGGCGGCCGGGTGATCGCGAACTGGTGGACACCGCGCGAACGCGGCACGAGCCTCGGCTTCTACACCTTCGCCGCCGGGATGGCCTCGGTGCTGGCCTACGTGACCTCGACCCTGGTCGTCGACACCTTCGGCCTCGACTGGCACTGGATCTTCCGGGTCCCCGTCCTGCTGATGCTGGTCGGTGGGATCACCTTCTACTTCGTCTCCCGGGAGACCCCGGAGCAGGCCGGCGTCACGCCGCCGCGGTCGTTCACCGAGCAGCAGGACGCGGTCGCGCCCGACGGCCGGGAGCTGAGCGCCGGCGAACGGTCGATCGACCGGTACCGCGCCGTCCTGTCCAGCGGACGGATCTGGTCCACCGGGATCGCGATCGGGTTCCAGAACGCCGCCCGGTACGGCCTGCTGATCTGGGTCCCGGTGTACTTCCTCGGCGCGGACTGGAAGAGCGGCGACAGCGCGGTCAACCCGATCTGGATCTCGGTCGCGCTGCCGGTCGGAATGGCGGTCGGCGCGCTCACCAACGGTCAGGTCTCGGACCGCCTGTTCGGGTCCCGCCGGGACCGGCCGATCGCGATCTTCATGCTGCTCGGCGCCTTGTTCGCGATGGTCATGTTCCTCGTCCCGCTCGGCACCGTCACCGGTATCGCCGTCCTGTTCCTGACCGGCTTCTTCGTCTACGGCCCGCAGGCGTCGTTCTGGGCGCTCTGCCCGGACATCGCCGGCAAGCGGATGGCCGGTACGGCGACCGGCGTCGTCAACTTCTTCTCCTACCTGTTCGCGGGTGCCGCCGAACCCCTGGTGGGGCACATCATGGACAGCACCGGACAGACCAGCTACATCTTCCCGATCGTTGCCGGCAGCTGTGTCGCCAGTGCCCTGGTGGCGCTGACGATCCGCCGGTGAAGGGGGTTCGATGACCAAGGCAACAGCCGCGGTGTGGAACGGCGAAGGATTCAGCCTGGTCCAGGAAGCGCTCCCCGAGCTGCGGCCCGGCGAGGTCCTGGTCGAGCTCGAGCTGGCGACGATCTGCGGCAGCGACCTGCACACGATCGCGGGCGACCGGCCGACACCGCTGCCGACCGTGCTCGGCCACGAAGCCGTCGGGAGAATCGCTGCGATCGGTACGACGGCAGCACTGTCC
The Kribbella italica DNA segment above includes these coding regions:
- a CDS encoding alkaline phosphatase family protein produces the protein MRPRVLPALTALAIAAAAVAASPPPPATATSGTATATLVTENFDELVPQLRPRADETGVPADVLGFSPAAPAGWSVTTSPVVTASGVTEWRGWSFTTPQFWSTAAPGQGRENFTKAEGVLAVADDDEWDDKNNPTDTLIFDSALTSPAIDVVGRNQVHVNYDSSYRQTGPQQASLEVSFDGGPRTKLFTYSTSSLGDQTYLENRTVTQPVKVPAGARKMTATWNVEKAQNDWYWAIDDVDITDQPREGAEAPMPHKPGPGDLPNGTSQRKVLFVDVDGVRYDKLLQANTPHLDALAKVGQFGPSYLHDNAITGTNSGPGHSNMLTGVWPDKHKVMDNSFAGNNLVDYPDVTTRLERANPALSTFTTLDWTPLNQFLIASPDVKMQQTGPDAQTTDRQSTSASIEALTEHNPDFVYTYLHQGDATGHGIGSDTPQYVQAIENLDAYIGQLVQAMRSRPTYKSENWLVIVSTDHGFSGQGHGGDQHTTRTGWILASGGDITRRTPVREWRQVDVTPTILEHLRVPVDPAWNLDGIPIGTPSNDPFDTVKADRPVVDEPAKPPASGGWTPRLPTGWARTGTVEGGVTEFRGWNLMTNEFWATSGEGEGRGSFVRSRDVVAVADAKEWSSANHPAGTFDSTLWSPWRSAKGRTVTVEYASHYKQPDGEQKAEVIAEFDNGTTAVLWSADTVRFDISKPMRLQLKTPKGAGKVRIGWHLSGANGYWAIDSPALTVS
- a CDS encoding LysR family transcriptional regulator encodes the protein MLSLTQLGILVRVVDEGSFSAAAKVLYMSQPAVSNHIRALERSLGVGLVQRGPHGAQPTPAGTVVVGHAREVFGLLERLEHAAAGYRGLEAGQLVVAGTTTLGTYLVPRLIGEFAARAPKVSCQIRVGNEDTVESWLMLGEVGLGLCAGTPTADALVSEPLLTESLVLVAGPGFPLAGRPVSTADLAEQRFLLREQGSATRRLQEQSLRDWNLDKVETWDLWGPDTVKEAVQQGLGLAVLSEHAVRREVDAGFLVCLDVQPPPPSREVSLVRRADRLLTPPEEAFAALVRATAEWPH
- the phnA gene encoding phosphonoacetate hydrolase, with the translated sequence MTATTFSVNGRTYTTPDCPVVVICIDGSEPDYHEQAMAAGRMPWLSKMLADGGTSWPAYCAMPALTNPNNVSIATGRPPAVHGISGNYIFDAESGEEVLMNDKRFLRAPTLFAAANEAGLDVVVVTAKDKLRRLLGAGLVEAGPDLNGSGAFVEPRRHGICFSAEKADEATIADNGIDDVLALVGRPLPEVYSADLSEFALAAGVEILRGRGADLMYLSLTDYIQHKHAPGTETANDFYAMIDRYAGQLDQLGAIVVLTADHGMSAKSGPDGRPNVVYVEEEVQALLGASSARPLDGVRVILPITDPYTVHHGALGSFASVYLPPSADRDAVASALRAIDGIEAVHDRADAASRYALPGDRIGDLVVLAEAGTALGRYAAWHDLTQLDAPLRSHGALGEQNIPFLVNRVLSRPDDLDAAGLLHNYDAFWVAGTHVPQTAEV
- a CDS encoding MFS transporter, yielding MSITGKSPDEVGVSLEPVSELRFRRLQWRMLLSAMFCYLFFYTGRQTFGFAIPGIEADLGLSKTTLGAISGGLLWCYAAGQMINGNLADKLGGRRIMALGAILSTILNWCTSFAIGSKSLALAWGANGFAQAMGWPSGGRVIANWWTPRERGTSLGFYTFAAGMASVLAYVTSTLVVDTFGLDWHWIFRVPVLLMLVGGITFYFVSRETPEQAGVTPPRSFTEQQDAVAPDGRELSAGERSIDRYRAVLSSGRIWSTGIAIGFQNAARYGLLIWVPVYFLGADWKSGDSAVNPIWISVALPVGMAVGALTNGQVSDRLFGSRRDRPIAIFMLLGALFAMVMFLVPLGTVTGIAVLFLTGFFVYGPQASFWALCPDIAGKRMAGTATGVVNFFSYLFAGAAEPLVGHIMDSTGQTSYIFPIVAGSCVASALVALTIRR